A genome region from Eurosta solidaginis isolate ZX-2024a chromosome 2, ASM4086904v1, whole genome shotgun sequence includes the following:
- the LOC137241049 gene encoding uncharacterized protein — protein MQIKIESLTVAQINKLLRNANISATGNKAHKVAALIQHFESDEIDANEIDQEEPWERPISELRDMITELTRSLQTQNASRPSVEPVTSQETVRESNVQSTTQQASTYKIQDIVGILPEFNPLKKLITAQQFVTKAEQLQRTYLWSDNLLLFAAQQKLVGVAKSWLDAQPVFQSWTDLGTWPTQAKIWRDID, from the exons atgcaaataaaaatagaatCTTTAACCGTGgcacaaataaataaactattgCGAAACGCAAATATTTCAGCGACAGGCAATAAAGCACACAAAGTTGCGGCATTAATTCAACATTTTGAGTCTGATGAAATTGATGCCAATGAGATCGATCAGGAAGAACCTTGGGAAAGACCAATCAGTGAGTTGAGGGATATGATCACGGAATTAACAAGGTCATTGCAAACGCAAAATGCATCACGACCATCCGTTGAACCTGTTACATCCCAAGAAACAGTACGAGAATCCAATGTACAATCGACCACACAGCAGGCATCCACGTACAAAATACAAGACATTGTTGGAATCTTACCAGAGTTTAACCCGTTGAAGAAATTAATCACTGCACAACAATTTGTAACGAAGGCTGAGCAGCTGCAACGAACATACTTATGGAGTGACAATTTGCTACTTTTTGCGGCACAACAAAAGCTCGTAGGCGTAGCAAAAAGCTGGCTGGATGCTCAACCGGTGTTCCAGTCTTGGACTGATTTG GGAACTTGGCCGACGCAAGCGAAAATCTGGCGAGACATTGATTGA